From the genome of Candidatus Rokuibacteriota bacterium:
GCCAAGCTGATTGAGGTGGGGCCATCACAAACACGCGGACGCCGTTACTTCAGGGCGCCGGAGGTGAGGCCGGAGACGTAATAGTCGAGGAAGAAGACGTAGAGGATCACGATCGGGACCGAGCCCAGCACCGCGCCCGCCATCAGGGAGCCCCAGAAGTAGATGTCCCCCCGGATCAGCTCGCTCGTCACGCCGACCCGGGCCGTGATCTCATCGGAGGACGAGGTGAAGGTCAGCGCGTAGATGAACTCGTTCCAGGAGAGCGTGAAGGCGAAGAGGATGGCGCAGACGAGGCCGGGGATCGCGATCGGGAGCACGATCCGCAGCAAGGCCTGGATCCGCGTCGCGCCGTCCACCATGGCGCACTCCTCCACCTCCTTCGGGACCGTCCGGAAGTACCCCATGAGGAGCCAGGTGCAGAACGGCACG
Proteins encoded in this window:
- a CDS encoding carbohydrate ABC transporter permease, whose translation is VPFCTWLLMGYFRTVPKEVEECAMVDGATRIQALLRIVLPIAIPGLVCAILFAFTLSWNEFIYALTFTSSSDEITARVGVTSELIRGDIYFWGSLMAGAVLGSVPIVILYVFFLDYYVSGLTSGALK